A genome region from Ottowia testudinis includes the following:
- a CDS encoding M48 family metallopeptidase — translation MTMLQLVLDLFGVAPAAQQSEAKATPALDGCAQAAPQLIAKEPAVSLDDALAPAQFTHPRANRAIHFAHARVHYEFQRGQRRTIGFSVGADGLAVRAPRWTPLHEVEAALREKERWIVAKLGEARARHERIESNRIAWRDGATLPFLGQPVTLVLDPRQRHGRGGAVLAESDGARVLHIGLPHSATPDQLRDTAQAWLMRQARRVFTARLDHFAPRLSVRWQRLSLSSAGTRWGSASADGSIRLNWRLIHFREPIIDYVVVHELAHLREMNHGPRFWQHVQSVLPDYAERRVQLKDEAVPRW, via the coding sequence ATGACCATGCTGCAGCTGGTGCTGGATCTGTTCGGCGTCGCGCCGGCAGCACAGCAATCCGAAGCAAAAGCGACGCCAGCGCTTGATGGGTGCGCGCAAGCAGCTCCTCAATTAATAGCAAAAGAGCCCGCCGTATCGCTGGATGATGCGCTCGCGCCGGCGCAGTTCACGCACCCACGCGCCAACCGCGCCATCCACTTCGCGCATGCGCGCGTGCACTACGAGTTTCAGCGCGGCCAGCGGCGCACCATCGGCTTTTCGGTCGGCGCCGACGGGCTGGCCGTGCGTGCCCCGCGCTGGACGCCGCTGCACGAGGTTGAGGCCGCCCTGCGCGAAAAAGAGCGCTGGATCGTCGCCAAGCTGGGCGAAGCGCGCGCACGGCATGAGCGCATCGAGTCGAACCGCATCGCGTGGCGGGATGGCGCCACCCTGCCCTTTCTGGGCCAGCCGGTAACGCTGGTGCTCGATCCGCGCCAGCGCCATGGACGTGGGGGCGCGGTGCTGGCCGAGAGCGACGGCGCTCGCGTGTTGCACATCGGCCTGCCGCACAGCGCCACGCCCGATCAGCTGCGCGACACGGCACAAGCCTGGCTGATGCGCCAGGCGCGCCGCGTGTTCACCGCGCGGCTCGACCACTTCGCGCCGCGCTTGAGTGTGCGCTGGCAGCGCCTGAGCCTGTCGTCCGCCGGCACGCGCTGGGGATCGGCCAGCGCCGACGGCTCGATCCGCCTGAACTGGCGGCTGATTCATTTTCGCGAACCCATCATCGACTACGTGGTGGTGCACGAACTGGCCCACCTGCGCGAGATGAACCACGGCCCGCGCTTCTGGCAGCACGTGCAAAGCGTGCTGCCCGACTATGCCGAGCGGCGCGTGCAGCTTAAGGACGAGGCGGTGCCGCGCTGGTGA
- a CDS encoding DUF2855 family protein, whose protein sequence is MLTTELLVQKNNLATTRVRKRPNAPLQPGQVRARVDRFALTANNITYAAFGSAMHYWDFYPVQDLTDAGAEWGIVPVWGFGTVVESACAEVPVGERLYGFWPMASHAVLAPAHVTHGGWSDGAAHRSPLPAIYNQYLRTSADPFYTEGTEDLQALLRPLFATSWLIDDFMADNGFFGASTLLLSSASSKTAYATAFCLAQRPGIEVIGLTSPGNMAFCEQLGCYSRVLAYDALPTLDGTTPTVYIDFAGNAGLRKSVHGHFTQLRYSCSVGGAHVGALGHAKDLPGPRATLFFAPAQGQKRAAEWGQAVFGQRLLDGWNGFLEAVQRQAWVRVAQANGPAAAQAAYAQMLAGHTDPGVGTMVSLSSA, encoded by the coding sequence ATGCTCACCACCGAATTGCTCGTCCAAAAAAACAATCTCGCTACCACGCGCGTGCGCAAGCGGCCCAATGCGCCGCTGCAACCTGGCCAGGTGCGTGCGCGTGTGGACCGCTTTGCGCTCACGGCCAACAACATCACCTATGCCGCCTTCGGCAGCGCCATGCACTACTGGGATTTCTACCCGGTGCAAGACCTTACCGATGCGGGCGCCGAATGGGGCATCGTGCCCGTGTGGGGCTTTGGCACGGTGGTCGAATCGGCCTGCGCCGAGGTGCCGGTGGGCGAGCGCCTGTATGGCTTCTGGCCGATGGCCAGCCATGCGGTGCTTGCGCCGGCCCACGTCACCCATGGCGGCTGGAGCGACGGCGCCGCGCACCGCTCGCCGCTGCCCGCCATCTACAACCAGTACCTGCGCACCAGCGCCGACCCGTTCTACACTGAAGGCACCGAAGATCTGCAAGCACTGCTGCGCCCGCTGTTCGCCACCTCATGGCTGATCGACGACTTCATGGCCGACAACGGCTTTTTTGGCGCCAGCACGCTGCTGCTGTCCAGCGCCTCCAGCAAGACCGCGTACGCCACCGCGTTCTGCCTGGCGCAGCGGCCGGGCATCGAGGTGATCGGCCTCACCTCGCCCGGCAACATGGCGTTTTGCGAGCAGCTGGGCTGCTACAGCCGCGTGCTGGCCTACGACGCGCTGCCCACGCTGGACGGCACCACGCCCACCGTGTACATCGACTTCGCGGGCAACGCCGGCCTGCGCAAAAGCGTGCACGGGCATTTCACCCAGCTGCGCTACAGCTGCTCGGTGGGCGGCGCGCACGTGGGCGCGCTGGGTCATGCCAAGGATTTGCCCGGCCCGCGCGCCACGCTGTTCTTCGCGCCCGCGCAAGGCCAAAAGCGCGCGGCCGAATGGGGGCAGGCGGTGTTCGGTCAACGGCTGTTGGATGGGTGGAACGGCTTTCTAGAGGCGGTGCAGCGCCAGGCTTGGGTGCGAGTAGCACAAGCCAACGGGCCCGCCGCGGCGCAGGCCGCGTATGCGCAGATGCTGGCCGGCCACACCGACCCGGGCGTGGGCACGATGGTGAGTCTGAGCAGCGCATGA
- a CDS encoding MBL fold metallo-hydrolase — translation MSIAAELERALHYPLADALPPPGGAIALAPGVKWLRMQLPFALDHINLWLLRDRLDGREGWTVVDTCIDHPQSRADWEQVFANELDGLPILRVIATHMHPDHVGLAHWLCERWQAPLWMSGTDYMAARYACEVVNSFGGERLADFFHSHGMTGVGDLEKIRHRKSYYRGLVPAVPPSYARLMDGCSVTIGGQAWRCIAGYGHAPEHMALYCEAAGILISGDMVLPRISTNVSVYEMEPEADALTLFLGSIDRFAPLPGDVLVLPSHGKPFVGLHTRIRQLHEHHRDRLNEVMDAARERPVCAYDMLPVLFKRPLDLHQTTFALGEAVAHLHRLWHAGQLRRARDGEGVWRFAPV, via the coding sequence ATGTCGATTGCCGCCGAACTTGAACGCGCCCTGCACTACCCGCTGGCCGATGCACTGCCGCCGCCGGGCGGCGCCATCGCGCTGGCGCCGGGCGTGAAGTGGCTGCGCATGCAACTGCCGTTTGCGCTGGACCACATCAACCTCTGGCTGCTGCGCGACCGCCTGGACGGCCGCGAAGGCTGGACCGTGGTGGACACCTGCATCGACCACCCGCAGTCGCGCGCCGATTGGGAACAGGTGTTTGCCAACGAACTGGACGGCCTGCCGATCCTGCGCGTCATCGCCACCCACATGCACCCCGACCACGTGGGTCTGGCGCACTGGCTGTGCGAGCGCTGGCAAGCCCCACTGTGGATGAGCGGCACCGACTACATGGCCGCGCGCTACGCCTGCGAAGTGGTCAACAGCTTTGGTGGCGAGCGGCTGGCGGACTTCTTCCACAGCCACGGCATGACCGGCGTGGGCGACCTGGAGAAAATCCGCCACCGCAAGAGCTACTACCGCGGCCTGGTTCCGGCCGTGCCGCCCAGCTATGCGCGGCTGATGGATGGCTGTAGCGTGACGATTGGTGGCCAGGCCTGGCGCTGCATTGCCGGCTACGGCCACGCGCCGGAGCACATGGCCCTGTATTGCGAGGCGGCGGGCATCCTCATCAGCGGCGACATGGTGCTGCCGCGCATCTCCACCAACGTGAGCGTCTACGAGATGGAGCCCGAGGCCGATGCGCTGACGCTGTTCCTCGGCTCGATCGACCGCTTTGCGCCGCTGCCCGGAGATGTGCTGGTGCTGCCATCGCACGGCAAACCCTTCGTCGGCTTGCACACGCGCATCCGCCAGCTGCACGAGCACCACCGCGACCGGCTGAATGAGGTGATGGACGCGGCGCGCGAGCGCCCGGTGTGCGCCTACGACATGCTGCCCGTGCTGTTCAAGCGCCCGCTCGATCTGCACCAGACCACCTTTGCGCTGGGGGAGGCGGTGGCACACCTGCACCGGCTGTGGCACGCCGGACAACTGCGGCGCGCACGTGATGGCGAAGGGGTCTGGCGGTTTGCGCCGGTTTGA
- a CDS encoding MerR family transcriptional regulator, with translation MATTYSISDLAREFDLTPRAMRFYEDMGLLEPARSGPGGRQRVYSSRDRTRLKLTLRAKRLGLSLTEAKQLIDMYDSPRDTGPQLRKFLEVLGQHRAQLEAQLADLQATLKEVAEHEKDARALLAGVDGKAGAKRGRGVRGA, from the coding sequence ATGGCCACCACCTATTCCATCAGCGACCTGGCGCGTGAGTTCGATTTGACGCCGCGCGCCATGCGCTTTTATGAAGACATGGGCCTGCTCGAGCCCGCCCGCAGCGGCCCCGGCGGCCGTCAGCGCGTGTACAGCAGCCGCGACCGCACGCGCCTGAAGCTCACGCTGCGTGCCAAGCGCCTGGGCCTGTCATTGACCGAGGCCAAGCAGCTGATCGACATGTACGACAGCCCGCGCGACACCGGGCCACAGCTGCGCAAGTTTTTGGAAGTGCTTGGCCAGCACCGCGCGCAACTGGAGGCTCAGCTGGCCGACTTGCAGGCCACCCTGAAGGAGGTGGCCGAGCATGAAAAAGATGCGCGGGCGCTGCTGGCGGGTGTGGATGGCAAGGCGGGCGCTAAACGCGGGCGAGGTGTGAGGGGCGCCTGA
- the rtcA gene encoding RNA 3'-terminal phosphate cyclase, whose amino-acid sequence MIELDGSQGEGGGQILRTALALSVVTGQPMGIDRIRAKRPKPGLMRQHLACVQAAQAISGAQVTGAELGSQQLRFAPGPVRAGDYTFSIASAGSAMLVLQTVLPPLLLADAPSDITLTGGTHNPMAPCFHFLRDAYAPLLARLAAGQPAPLALTLKRHGFYPAGGGQVQVHITPPAQPLQAFDLMARGAPRSAHAEALSPGLPRTVATRELQALAQAMGWAPEQQRYGSARQDEGPGNALIATLAHEHVTEVFTEYGARGVSAEEVAARLTTQLRDYQRSVGDDGGGAALGPHLADQWALLLALAVWQRGGQARFTCSEVTEHLRTNTEVIARFLPLAWSIAQGGAVAEVLVRRRV is encoded by the coding sequence ATGATCGAACTCGACGGCTCGCAGGGCGAGGGCGGCGGGCAAATTCTGCGCACGGCGCTGGCGCTGTCGGTGGTCACGGGCCAGCCGATGGGCATTGACCGCATCCGCGCCAAGCGCCCCAAGCCGGGCCTGATGCGCCAGCACCTGGCGTGCGTGCAGGCGGCGCAAGCCATCAGCGGGGCGCAGGTGACAGGGGCCGAATTGGGCTCGCAACAGTTGCGCTTTGCGCCCGGGCCGGTGCGTGCGGGCGACTACACCTTCAGCATCGCCAGCGCAGGCAGCGCCATGCTGGTGCTGCAAACGGTGTTGCCGCCGCTGTTGCTGGCCGATGCGCCGAGCGACATCACACTGACCGGCGGCACGCACAACCCGATGGCGCCGTGCTTTCATTTCTTGCGCGACGCCTACGCGCCCTTGCTGGCGCGCCTGGCGGCAGGGCAGCCGGCGCCGCTGGCCCTGACGCTAAAGCGCCACGGTTTCTACCCCGCCGGGGGCGGCCAGGTGCAGGTGCACATCACGCCGCCCGCGCAACCTTTGCAAGCGTTCGACTTGATGGCGCGAGGCGCGCCGCGCAGTGCCCACGCCGAGGCGCTGAGCCCCGGCCTGCCGCGCACCGTGGCCACGCGCGAGCTGCAAGCGCTGGCGCAGGCTATGGGCTGGGCGCCCGAGCAGCAGCGCTATGGCAGCGCGCGGCAGGACGAAGGGCCGGGCAATGCGCTGATCGCCACGCTGGCGCATGAACACGTGACGGAAGTGTTCACCGAATACGGCGCGCGCGGCGTGAGCGCCGAGGAGGTGGCTGCACGGCTGACCACGCAGCTGCGCGATTACCAGCGCAGCGTGGGCGATGACGGCGGCGGCGCCGCGCTGGGCCCGCACCTGGCGGATCAGTGGGCGCTGCTGCTGGCGCTGGCGGTGTGGCAGCGCGGTGGCCAGGCGCGCTTCACGTGCAGTGAAGTGACCGAGCACCTGCGCACCAACACCGAGGTGATCGCGCGCTTTCTGCCGCTGGCGTGGTCGATCGCGCAGGGCGGGGCGGTGGCGGAGGTGCTGGTGCGGCGTCGGGTTTGA
- a CDS encoding nucleotidyltransferase domain-containing protein, translating into MIYSSHPVEPHVRQRILAALTDIEHQHHVTVLFACESGSRGWGFASPDSDYDVRFIYVNRLPWYLTALPQRDVIELPISDVLDINGWDLRKALGLLRESNPTLLEWLRSPIVYRQDDAAMGTFATLAQAHFSRVRAWHHYAAMAKKNFREYLQGDAVRYKKYLYVLRPLLAARWIAAHDAGAPPMRFAELAEQVLDAGRDAALIDEINRLLEVKMRAGEAATSARWTGLHEFITRELAHHADHPLQAPAPRADVRELDAYLLDTVQRFNQERA; encoded by the coding sequence ATGATCTACAGTTCCCACCCTGTCGAGCCGCACGTGCGCCAGCGCATCCTGGCTGCGCTGACCGACATTGAGCACCAGCACCATGTCACCGTACTGTTTGCCTGCGAATCCGGCAGCCGGGGCTGGGGCTTCGCTTCGCCCGACAGCGACTACGACGTGCGCTTCATCTACGTCAATCGCCTGCCGTGGTACCTCACGGCGCTGCCGCAGCGCGACGTGATAGAGCTGCCGATCAGCGACGTGCTGGACATCAACGGCTGGGACTTGCGCAAGGCGCTGGGGCTGCTGCGCGAATCCAACCCGACGCTGCTGGAATGGCTGCGCTCGCCCATCGTGTACCGGCAGGATGACGCGGCGATGGGCACTTTCGCCACGCTGGCGCAGGCGCATTTCTCGCGCGTGCGCGCATGGCACCACTACGCGGCCATGGCGAAAAAGAACTTTCGCGAGTACCTGCAAGGCGACGCTGTGCGCTACAAGAAATACCTGTACGTGCTGCGCCCGCTGCTGGCCGCGCGCTGGATCGCGGCTCATGATGCGGGCGCGCCGCCGATGCGCTTTGCCGAACTGGCCGAGCAGGTGCTGGATGCTGGGCGTGACGCCGCCTTGATTGACGAGATCAACCGCTTGCTTGAAGTGAAGATGCGCGCCGGCGAAGCCGCCACCAGCGCGCGCTGGACGGGCCTGCACGAGTTCATCACGCGCGAGCTGGCGCACCACGCCGACCACCCGCTGCAAGCGCCCGCGCCGCGCGCCGACGTGCGAGAGCTGGATGCGTATTTGCTGGACACGGTGCAGCGCTTCAACCAGGAGCGCGCATGA
- a CDS encoding RtcB family protein, whose translation MNYNEIQNDNALPIKMWTKGVPVEDEAMQQLQNVSRLPIVFKHVAAMPDVHYGIGATVGSVIPTFKAIIPAAVGVDIGCGMMACKTTLMASDLPDSLGPLRAAIEKAVPHGMSPRRYGRDKGSWDTPPPETDAAWTQLVDEFEQICEKYPRLKNTNNYKQLGTLGTGNHFIEICLDEAQAVWVMLHSGSRGVGNAMGTHFIELAKKDAERNNVQLPDKDLAYFEEGSQYFGDYVQGVGWAQKFARANREVMMLRVIEAMRQVITKPFSTHLEAVNCHHNYVQRETHFGHDVFVTRKGAVSAKAGELGIIPGSMGAKSYIVRGKGNPDSFMSCSHGAGRKMSRTKAKKLFSIQDQIKATEGVECRKDADVIDEIPMAYKDIDAVMEAQKDLVEVVYTLKQVVCVKG comes from the coding sequence ATGAACTACAACGAAATCCAAAACGACAACGCCCTGCCCATCAAGATGTGGACGAAAGGCGTGCCGGTCGAAGACGAAGCCATGCAGCAATTGCAGAACGTCTCGCGCCTGCCCATCGTGTTCAAGCACGTGGCCGCCATGCCCGATGTGCATTACGGCATTGGCGCCACCGTGGGCTCGGTTATTCCCACCTTCAAGGCCATCATTCCGGCGGCCGTGGGCGTGGATATTGGCTGCGGAATGATGGCGTGCAAAACCACGCTGATGGCGAGCGATTTGCCCGATTCACTCGGCCCGCTGCGCGCGGCGATTGAAAAAGCCGTGCCGCACGGCATGTCGCCGCGCCGTTATGGGCGCGACAAGGGTTCGTGGGACACACCGCCGCCTGAAACCGATGCCGCGTGGACGCAACTGGTGGATGAATTCGAGCAGATTTGCGAGAAATACCCGCGCCTGAAAAACACCAACAACTACAAGCAACTGGGAACGCTGGGGACGGGCAACCACTTCATCGAAATCTGCCTGGACGAGGCGCAGGCGGTGTGGGTGATGCTGCACTCCGGCTCACGCGGCGTGGGTAACGCCATGGGCACGCATTTCATTGAATTGGCGAAGAAAGACGCCGAACGCAACAACGTGCAGTTGCCCGATAAAGATTTGGCTTATTTCGAAGAAGGCAGCCAATATTTCGGCGACTACGTGCAGGGCGTGGGCTGGGCGCAAAAGTTTGCCCGCGCCAACCGCGAGGTGATGATGCTGCGCGTGATCGAGGCCATGCGCCAGGTGATCACCAAGCCGTTCAGCACGCACCTGGAAGCCGTGAATTGCCACCACAACTACGTGCAGCGCGAAACGCATTTCGGGCACGACGTGTTCGTCACGCGCAAGGGCGCGGTGAGCGCCAAGGCGGGCGAGCTGGGCATCATCCCCGGCAGCATGGGCGCCAAGAGCTACATCGTGCGCGGGAAAGGCAACCCCGACAGCTTCATGAGTTGCAGCCACGGCGCTGGCCGAAAAATGAGCCGCACCAAGGCCAAGAAGCTGTTCAGCATCCAAGATCAGATCAAGGCCACCGAAGGCGTGGAATGCCGAAAAGACGCCGACGTGATCGACGAAATCCCGATGGCTTACAAGGACATCGACGCCGTGATGGAAGCGCAAAAAGATCTGGTGGAGGTGGTGTATACGCTGAAGCAGGTGGTGTGTGTGAAGGGGTGA
- a CDS encoding vWA domain-containing protein, translated as MVNTQLFHTAKGALLPAANARNEAGGAAYRLSPKHQLAQLAATGCLNQTFYASAQDQLAQVQALAMQVEPAFVAKTALYARQRGHMKDMPAVLAATLAVRDVALLAQVFPRVVDNGKMLRNFVQIVRSGAVGRKSLGTRPKKLVQQWLCTATEAQLLHAAVGNAPSLADVVKMVHPKPQEAWRAAWFAWLIGRPFKLEELPPLTQAFERYKSDRTLDIPDVPFQMLTALELTANNWAQIARQGSWQMVRQNLNTFARHGVFKLPGVAQAVAAKLRDAKAVAKARVLPYQLMAAYTATGADVPHVVKEALQDAMEHALANVPQIEGRVVVCPDVSGSMSSPVTGYRPGATSAVRCIDVAALVAAAVLRKSRDAIVLPFEQRVVDVALNPRDSVLTNAAKLAAVGGGGTACSAPLEWLDRRKAQADVVLLVSDNESWADRARGRGTATMQAWEAFKQRNPRAKLVCLDIQPYATTPAAERTDVLNIGGFSDEVFKLLALFAADVLGAGHWVGVIEQEVL; from the coding sequence ATGGTCAACACCCAACTGTTCCACACCGCCAAGGGCGCCTTGCTGCCTGCCGCCAACGCCCGCAACGAAGCCGGTGGCGCCGCCTATCGCCTGAGCCCAAAGCATCAGCTGGCGCAACTGGCGGCCACCGGCTGCCTGAACCAGACGTTTTACGCCAGCGCGCAAGACCAGTTGGCGCAGGTGCAAGCGCTGGCCATGCAGGTCGAGCCGGCCTTTGTCGCCAAGACTGCCTTGTATGCCCGCCAACGCGGCCATATGAAAGACATGCCCGCCGTGCTGGCCGCCACGCTGGCGGTGCGCGATGTGGCGCTGCTGGCGCAGGTGTTCCCGCGCGTGGTCGACAACGGCAAGATGCTGCGCAACTTCGTGCAAATCGTGCGAAGCGGCGCCGTGGGCCGCAAGTCGCTGGGAACGCGCCCCAAGAAGCTGGTGCAGCAATGGCTGTGCACTGCGACCGAGGCGCAACTGTTGCACGCCGCCGTGGGCAACGCGCCCTCCCTGGCCGATGTGGTGAAGATGGTGCATCCCAAGCCGCAAGAGGCTTGGCGCGCCGCGTGGTTCGCATGGCTGATTGGCCGCCCTTTCAAGCTGGAAGAGCTGCCGCCGCTGACGCAGGCGTTTGAGCGCTACAAATCTGATCGCACGTTGGATATACCCGACGTGCCGTTCCAGATGCTGACCGCGCTGGAGTTGACGGCCAACAACTGGGCGCAGATTGCCCGCCAAGGCTCATGGCAGATGGTGCGCCAGAACCTGAACACCTTTGCGCGCCACGGCGTGTTCAAGCTGCCGGGTGTGGCGCAAGCTGTGGCCGCCAAGCTGCGCGATGCCAAAGCCGTGGCCAAGGCGCGCGTGCTGCCGTACCAGTTGATGGCCGCCTACACCGCCACCGGCGCCGACGTGCCGCATGTGGTGAAGGAGGCCCTGCAAGACGCCATGGAGCACGCGCTGGCCAACGTGCCGCAAATCGAAGGCCGCGTGGTGGTGTGCCCCGACGTGTCGGGCTCGATGAGCTCGCCCGTGACGGGTTACCGCCCCGGCGCGACCTCGGCCGTGCGCTGCATCGACGTCGCCGCGCTGGTGGCCGCCGCCGTGCTGCGCAAGAGCCGCGACGCCATCGTGCTGCCGTTTGAGCAGCGCGTGGTGGATGTGGCACTGAACCCGCGCGACAGTGTGCTGACCAACGCCGCCAAGCTGGCCGCCGTGGGCGGCGGTGGCACGGCGTGCAGCGCGCCGCTGGAATGGCTGGACCGCCGCAAGGCACAGGCCGACGTGGTGCTGCTGGTGTCCGACAACGAATCGTGGGCTGACCGCGCCCGCGGCCGTGGCACGGCGACCATGCAGGCCTGGGAAGCGTTCAAGCAGCGCAACCCGCGTGCCAAGCTGGTTTGCCTGGACATCCAGCCGTATGCCACCACGCCTGCGGCGGAGCGTACCGATGTGCTGAACATCGGTGGCTTCAGTGATGAGGTGTTCAAGCTGCTGGCCCTGTTTGCTGCCGACGTCCTGGGCGCCGGGCACTGGGTGGGCGTGATCGAGCAGGAGGTTTTATGA
- the rtcR gene encoding RNA repair transcriptional activator RtcR, translating to MAKPIVVIGFLGTQLDAGLGTGRWEKWRPTVALGQHDDRVITRLELLVTPHPKHAALAQRVKDDLATVSHDTQVNLVELPIHDPWDFGEVYGALYDWARSYAFDTAREQYWAHITTGTHVAQICLFLLAESRHLPGVLAQTSPPKRWGAGDAGQITLIDLDLSRYDAIAQRFSAAQQDAVSYLKSGIATRNARFNALIDEIERVAVHSTAPILLVGPTGAGKSFLARRMVEVKKARNQVSGPFVEVNCATLHGDGAMSTLFGHKKGAFTGAAADRAGLLKSAHEGVLFLDEIGELGLDEQAMLLKAVEEKRFYPLGSDREVESSFQLIAGTHRDLRREVAAGRFREDLFARINLWTYDLPGLAERREDIEPNIDHLLALHARAHRVVRFHPEARRDYLRFAQSDAAPWCGNFRDLSASITRLATLAEGGRISQELVAAEVARLRWLWQRDTPADAPQADGLALVEQLLGAEKSAALDLFDRLQLAAVLPVCAASRTLSDAGRQLFAASREQRKAVNDADRLRKYLMKFGLGWEQIRRAL from the coding sequence ATGGCCAAGCCCATCGTCGTCATCGGCTTTCTCGGCACGCAACTGGACGCCGGTCTGGGCACCGGCCGCTGGGAGAAGTGGCGCCCTACCGTGGCGCTGGGCCAGCACGACGACCGCGTGATCACGCGGTTGGAGCTGCTGGTCACGCCCCACCCCAAGCACGCCGCGCTGGCGCAGCGCGTGAAAGACGACCTGGCCACGGTGTCGCACGACACGCAGGTGAACCTGGTAGAGCTGCCCATTCACGACCCCTGGGACTTCGGCGAGGTCTACGGCGCGCTGTACGACTGGGCGCGCAGCTATGCTTTTGACACCGCGCGCGAGCAGTACTGGGCGCACATCACCACCGGCACGCACGTGGCGCAGATCTGCCTGTTTCTGCTGGCCGAGTCGCGCCACCTGCCGGGGGTGCTGGCGCAAACCTCTCCCCCTAAGCGCTGGGGCGCGGGCGATGCGGGGCAGATCACGCTGATCGACTTGGACTTGTCGCGTTACGACGCGATTGCGCAGCGTTTTTCAGCAGCGCAGCAAGACGCGGTGAGCTACCTGAAAAGCGGCATCGCCACCCGCAACGCGCGCTTCAACGCGCTGATTGACGAGATCGAGCGCGTGGCCGTGCACTCCACCGCGCCCATCCTGCTGGTGGGGCCCACGGGCGCGGGCAAGTCGTTTCTGGCGCGGCGCATGGTCGAGGTCAAGAAGGCGCGCAACCAGGTCAGCGGCCCCTTCGTCGAAGTGAACTGCGCCACGCTGCACGGCGACGGCGCCATGTCCACCTTGTTTGGCCATAAGAAGGGCGCTTTTACCGGCGCGGCGGCCGACCGCGCCGGTCTGCTGAAAAGTGCGCACGAGGGCGTGCTGTTTCTGGATGAAATCGGCGAGCTGGGCCTGGACGAGCAGGCCATGCTGCTCAAAGCCGTAGAAGAAAAGCGCTTTTACCCGCTGGGCAGCGACCGCGAGGTGGAAAGCAGCTTTCAGCTCATCGCCGGCACGCACCGCGACCTGCGGCGCGAGGTGGCGGCCGGGCGCTTTCGCGAAGACCTGTTCGCGCGCATCAACCTGTGGACGTATGACCTGCCGGGCCTGGCCGAGCGGCGCGAAGACATTGAGCCCAACATCGACCACCTGCTGGCGCTGCACGCGCGAGCGCACCGCGTGGTGCGCTTTCACCCCGAGGCGCGGCGCGACTATCTGCGCTTTGCGCAAAGCGACGCCGCGCCCTGGTGCGGCAACTTCCGCGACCTGTCAGCCAGCATCACGCGCCTGGCGACGCTGGCCGAAGGCGGGCGCATTTCGCAAGAGCTGGTGGCGGCTGAAGTCGCGCGCCTGCGCTGGCTGTGGCAGCGCGACACGCCAGCCGATGCGCCGCAGGCCGATGGGCTGGCGCTGGTCGAGCAACTGCTGGGCGCCGAGAAAAGCGCCGCGCTGGATTTGTTCGACCGCCTGCAACTGGCCGCCGTGCTGCCGGTGTGCGCGGCCAGCCGCACGCTGTCGGACGCCGGGCGCCAGCTGTTCGCCGCCTCGCGCGAGCAGCGCAAGGCCGTGAACGATGCGGATCGGCTGCGCAAGTATTTGATGAAGTTCGGGCTGGGCTGGGAGCAAATACGTCGCGCGCTGTAG
- a CDS encoding PaaI family thioesterase produces the protein MGDSPDFAALHARVADSFARQGMMQHLGAQLRRVEPGLVEIWLPYSDKVTQQQDGFHGGAMGAVADIAGGYAGLTIAPEGMEVVTAEYKINFLGSYQGGALRAIGRVVKPGKRLIVCTAEVTHVDDHGKEGPCALMQQTLVPVPKTY, from the coding sequence ATGGGCGACTCCCCCGACTTCGCTGCCCTCCATGCCCGCGTGGCCGACAGCTTTGCCCGCCAGGGCATGATGCAGCACCTGGGGGCGCAGCTGCGGCGCGTGGAGCCGGGGCTGGTCGAAATCTGGCTGCCCTATTCCGACAAGGTGACGCAGCAGCAGGACGGTTTTCACGGTGGCGCCATGGGCGCGGTGGCCGACATTGCGGGCGGCTACGCGGGCCTGACGATTGCGCCCGAAGGCATGGAAGTCGTCACCGCCGAATACAAGATCAACTTTCTGGGCAGCTACCAGGGCGGCGCGCTGCGCGCTATCGGCCGCGTGGTCAAGCCCGGCAAGCGCCTCATCGTCTGCACCGCCGAAGTCACGCATGTGGATGATCACGGCAAGGAAGGCCCGTGCGCGCTGATGCAGCAGACGCTGGTGCCCGTGCCCAAGACTTACTGA